From a region of the Sphingopyxis sp. YR583 genome:
- a CDS encoding TadE/TadG family type IV pilus assembly protein has translation MRGTVFSRLRLGTTKLLRDQRGNAFMLTAAAIVPVIGIVGSAVDIGRAYMTQLRLQQACDSGVLAGRRAMANGTYSDAAKAEASKMFNFNFPEQKYGSTAISFSSRSVNASDVEASASAILPTALMFIFGKDEFRLAANCTAKLEISNVDVMMVLDVTGSMASKAVSTDKQTKIVALRAAAVDFFDTLTSADIGDGRLRFGVVPYSSSVNVGQILIAKNSDWIANSDLLPSRTPVFKYVNPETTTGTDYVESAQTTDASWTNDGTVTAKDKKTCEGFAKPADTSPSPDGSPNFNQTARYEDGHGKRTTTYNQVQKYVYRTYQYSWSSSKCRLQYKNVRFTRTYVTTTVDYKSDIFDNKYIYEDRNFDVTALKTGGNLDTDTADSGQSYSASWGGCIIERATMPFAANETAPSDAYDMDIDMVPTTSGDDAVDTQWKMFLPAVTFPRNQQAVSSSDSADKNNFVEMGGDYAACPAAAKNLTTMTSDDLDDFTDYIATLQPKGYTYHDAGMAWGARFISPTGLFATENALPANGRPVSRHIVFMTDGEMVTPRANLSHQGHERSMARIGASSDDNAVARHNNRFVQLCRAARARGVTIWVVSFGVGTNTNLNSCASSGQAFEADNAEQLNEQFQAIARQISKLRLSQ, from the coding sequence ATGCGAGGGACCGTATTCAGCCGGCTGCGGCTCGGCACCACAAAGCTTTTGCGCGACCAGCGCGGCAACGCTTTCATGCTGACTGCCGCCGCGATCGTGCCGGTGATCGGCATCGTCGGATCGGCGGTCGATATCGGCCGCGCCTATATGACGCAATTGCGCCTGCAGCAGGCCTGCGACTCGGGTGTGCTCGCGGGACGGCGCGCGATGGCGAACGGAACCTATAGCGACGCGGCGAAGGCCGAGGCGTCGAAGATGTTCAATTTTAACTTTCCCGAACAAAAATATGGCAGCACCGCGATCAGCTTTTCCAGCCGGTCGGTCAACGCGTCGGACGTCGAAGCGAGCGCATCAGCGATCCTTCCGACCGCGCTGATGTTTATTTTCGGCAAGGACGAGTTCCGCCTGGCGGCCAATTGCACCGCAAAGCTCGAAATTTCGAACGTCGATGTGATGATGGTGCTCGACGTCACCGGATCGATGGCAAGCAAGGCCGTCTCCACCGACAAGCAGACCAAGATTGTGGCGCTGCGCGCCGCGGCGGTCGACTTTTTCGACACGCTGACCAGCGCCGATATCGGCGATGGCCGCCTGCGCTTCGGCGTTGTTCCGTATAGTTCGTCGGTCAATGTCGGCCAGATCCTGATCGCCAAAAATTCAGACTGGATCGCGAACAGCGACCTGCTGCCGTCGCGCACCCCGGTGTTCAAATATGTGAATCCGGAGACGACGACCGGAACGGATTATGTCGAAAGCGCTCAGACCACCGACGCGAGTTGGACGAACGACGGCACGGTTACGGCCAAGGACAAAAAGACATGTGAAGGGTTTGCAAAGCCCGCCGATACGTCGCCATCGCCCGATGGGTCGCCGAACTTCAATCAGACGGCACGCTATGAGGACGGTCACGGCAAGCGGACGACCACCTATAACCAGGTGCAGAAATATGTTTATCGCACCTATCAATATAGCTGGTCGTCCAGCAAATGTCGTCTTCAATACAAGAATGTGCGCTTCACGCGTACCTATGTGACGACGACCGTCGATTATAAGAGCGACATCTTCGACAATAAATATATCTATGAAGACCGCAACTTCGACGTCACCGCGCTGAAGACCGGGGGCAATCTCGATACCGATACGGCTGATAGCGGACAATCCTATTCGGCGTCGTGGGGCGGATGCATCATCGAACGTGCGACAATGCCGTTTGCCGCGAACGAAACCGCGCCGTCGGATGCGTATGACATGGACATCGACATGGTGCCCACCACCTCGGGCGACGATGCCGTCGATACGCAGTGGAAAATGTTCCTGCCAGCGGTGACCTTCCCACGCAATCAGCAGGCGGTCTCCAGCTCCGACAGCGCCGACAAGAATAATTTTGTCGAAATGGGCGGCGATTATGCCGCATGCCCCGCTGCCGCGAAGAATCTGACCACGATGACGTCGGACGATCTCGACGATTTCACCGACTATATCGCGACGCTGCAGCCCAAGGGCTATACCTATCATGACGCCGGCATGGCGTGGGGTGCGCGGTTTATTTCGCCGACCGGTCTTTTCGCCACCGAAAATGCACTGCCCGCCAACGGCCGGCCGGTCAGCCGTCATATCGTCTTCATGACCGACGGCGAGATGGTTACGCCGCGCGCCAACCTGTCGCACCAGGGGCACGAACGTTCGATGGCGCGCATCGGCGCGTCGAGCGACGACAATGCCGTCGCGCGGCACAACAACCGCTTCGTGCAATTGTGCCGGGCGGCGCGTGCGCGCGGCGTCACCATCTGGGTCGTGTCGTTCGGTGTGGGTACCAACACCAATTTGAACAGCTGCGCCTCGTCGGGGCAGGCTTTCGAAGCCGATAACGCCGAGCAGCTCAACGAACAGTTCCAGGCGATCGCGCGTCAGATTTCCAAGCTGAGGCTGTCGCAATGA
- the ubiA gene encoding 4-hydroxybenzoate octaprenyltransferase, which translates to MTATHPPDSQLSGFVALLPSAARPYALLARFDRPIGWWLLYWPCAWALALGGGAVSHWPLFLWLLAGAIAMRGAGCVYNDIVDRDLDAKVARTASRPVASGAVSVRNALLWTLFLSLVGLLVLLQLPRPAQIVALGSLILVAGYPFMKRITWWPQAWLGLVFSWGALVAWVAVGGQDGVALPLLYVGCIAWVIGYDTIYALQDIEDDMLIGVKSSARAMGRHVKGGVALCYAVALGCWGGALWAVRPDPLVLIALLPAAVHLTGQVVTLDPANGEDALAKFRSNRFAGLLVFAAMLVVGMAP; encoded by the coding sequence ATGACTGCCACCCATCCTCCCGATAGCCAGCTCAGCGGATTCGTCGCGCTGTTGCCCTCTGCGGCGCGCCCCTATGCGCTGCTCGCGCGGTTCGACCGGCCGATCGGCTGGTGGCTGCTCTATTGGCCGTGCGCCTGGGCGCTCGCGCTTGGTGGCGGCGCGGTCAGCCACTGGCCGCTGTTCCTGTGGTTGCTCGCCGGCGCGATCGCGATGCGCGGGGCGGGCTGCGTCTATAACGACATCGTCGATCGCGACCTCGACGCGAAAGTGGCGCGGACGGCTTCGCGGCCGGTCGCGAGCGGGGCGGTGTCGGTGCGCAACGCCTTGCTGTGGACATTATTCTTGTCGCTCGTCGGCCTGCTCGTGCTGCTGCAATTGCCGCGCCCGGCGCAGATCGTCGCGCTTGGCAGCCTGATCCTCGTCGCCGGTTATCCCTTTATGAAGCGGATCACCTGGTGGCCGCAGGCGTGGCTCGGCCTCGTCTTCAGCTGGGGCGCCCTCGTCGCATGGGTTGCCGTCGGCGGGCAGGACGGTGTTGCGCTGCCCTTGCTCTATGTCGGCTGTATCGCGTGGGTGATCGGGTATGACACCATCTATGCGTTGCAGGATATCGAGGACGATATGCTGATCGGCGTGAAATCGAGCGCGCGCGCAATGGGACGCCATGTGAAGGGCGGCGTGGCGCTATGCTATGCGGTCGCGCTTGGATGCTGGGGCGGGGCGCTGTGGGCGGTGCGGCCCGATCCGCTGGTGTTGATCGCGCTGTTGCCCGCCGCAGTGCATCTGACGGGGCAGGTCGTGACGCTCGACCCGGCGAATGGCGAGGATGCGTTGGCGAAGTTCCGCAGCAATCGTTTCGCGGGCCTGCTGGTCTTTGCCGCGATGCTGGTCGTGGGAATGGCGCCCTAG
- the smc gene encoding chromosome segregation protein SMC: MQIKRLRLTGFKSFVEPTELRIEPGLTGVVGPNGCGKSNLLEAIRWVMGESSAKSMRGGGMEDVIFAGTSSRPARDFAEVALHCDTEGALVAGLSDSSDGDDLEVIRRIERGAGSAYRANGRDVRAKDVALIFADAATGAHSPALVSQGKIANVIAAKPTDRRAMLEEAAGIAGLHVRRKDAEQKLRATETNLTRLSEIVADMEVRANALRRQARAAEKYKKLSDDIRIAEGRLIYARWRDAAAAADQARRDSDAAEAAVKTAQDELEIISKAQTEVATRVAAARSDAQAQRDALAEATATQVRLQGEERAALQRLEDLAKQQARLADDRNHEGELAREAHAALTALDTETKSLAQDIAGHDAGKTALAEANLAAQARLRDAEVALAQARAKAASEAADRRIAVSARDSAEAAVRRVAGDKARVDAEIAALGDSAALAARQAESVKTADAAEAAIAAAEGALHGAEADREATAADLASAEAGLAEARAALAALEGEASTLERALAAARSDDDRILDQLRVAPGYEAALAAALGDDLNAGTDRDAARSWGGAAAAKGDPALPAGTKALAEYVKAPAALARRLEQVAVAKSDEGQPLAVGQRLVTTDGVMRRWDGFVTRGDGPTATERLQRQNRLDELAAQRPQVELGVQELRDRRDAAAAKASELTQAAAAARKALAAADEGRRTALRAADQAQAALDRHRDAAALFDRRLAEIADAAKEAAETLSAQEAALAALPDDSIARAALEAEEQAADRARTDANAARDALAAHERTLASLSERQAVVSAEIKSWKARAGEAARRVTEMDKRADALAAEAAKLADAPAKLAEQRIEAEAQQAALREKVAAAEAQERAAEAALREAETALNAIRERVAAARETRAGAVARSENAELRRIEMGRLSGERFECPPPLLPQKAGFESASVGDANAESSQHDRLISDRERLGPVNLVAADELVELDTEREKNAAEIEELTQAVNRLRGSIGSLNREGRARLLAAFEAVNGHFQRLFTTLFNGGQAHLELVDSDDPLEAGLEIMAQPPGKRLGTLTLLSGGEQALTAVALIFGLFLTNPAPICVLDEVDAPLDDANIERFCDLLDRMSRETNTRYLIVTHNAVTMARMHRLFGVTMIERGVSRLVSVDLGGAEELLAAE, translated from the coding sequence GTGCAGATAAAGCGGCTGCGCCTTACCGGTTTCAAATCCTTCGTCGAACCCACCGAACTGCGCATCGAACCCGGGCTGACCGGCGTCGTCGGCCCCAATGGCTGCGGCAAGTCGAACCTGCTTGAGGCGATCCGCTGGGTGATGGGCGAATCCAGCGCCAAGTCGATGCGCGGCGGCGGGATGGAGGATGTCATCTTCGCCGGCACCTCGTCGCGCCCGGCGCGCGATTTTGCCGAGGTCGCGCTCCATTGCGATACCGAGGGCGCACTCGTCGCCGGCCTGTCGGACTCGAGCGACGGCGACGATCTGGAAGTCATCCGCCGTATCGAACGCGGCGCGGGTTCGGCGTACCGTGCCAACGGCCGCGACGTGCGCGCGAAGGATGTGGCGCTGATCTTCGCCGATGCCGCGACCGGCGCACACAGCCCCGCGCTCGTCAGCCAGGGCAAGATCGCGAACGTCATCGCCGCCAAGCCCACCGACCGCCGTGCGATGCTCGAAGAAGCTGCTGGCATCGCAGGCCTGCACGTCCGCCGCAAGGACGCCGAGCAGAAGCTGCGCGCGACCGAGACCAACCTCACGCGCCTGTCCGAAATCGTCGCGGACATGGAGGTGCGTGCCAATGCGCTGCGCCGGCAGGCGCGCGCGGCGGAGAAATACAAGAAGCTCAGCGACGACATCCGCATTGCCGAGGGACGGCTGATCTATGCGCGCTGGCGCGACGCCGCCGCCGCCGCCGATCAGGCACGCCGCGACTCCGACGCCGCCGAGGCCGCGGTGAAGACCGCGCAGGACGAACTCGAAATCATATCGAAGGCCCAGACCGAAGTCGCGACGCGCGTCGCCGCGGCACGCAGCGATGCACAGGCGCAGCGCGACGCGCTCGCCGAAGCGACTGCAACGCAGGTCCGGCTACAGGGCGAAGAGCGCGCGGCTCTCCAGCGGCTCGAGGATCTTGCGAAACAGCAAGCCCGGCTCGCCGACGACCGCAACCACGAAGGCGAACTGGCGCGCGAGGCGCATGCCGCGCTGACCGCACTCGACACCGAAACCAAATCCCTCGCGCAGGACATCGCCGGACACGACGCCGGAAAGACTGCCCTTGCCGAAGCCAATCTCGCAGCGCAGGCCCGCCTTCGCGATGCCGAGGTCGCATTGGCGCAGGCGCGCGCGAAGGCCGCGAGCGAAGCGGCCGACCGGCGCATCGCGGTTTCCGCCCGCGACAGTGCGGAAGCCGCCGTGCGCCGCGTTGCGGGCGACAAGGCCCGCGTCGATGCCGAAATCGCGGCGCTCGGCGACAGCGCCGCGCTCGCCGCCAGACAGGCAGAAAGCGTAAAAACTGCCGACGCGGCCGAGGCGGCGATCGCCGCCGCCGAAGGCGCATTGCACGGCGCAGAAGCCGACCGCGAAGCGACGGCCGCAGACCTCGCGAGCGCCGAAGCGGGCCTTGCCGAAGCGCGCGCGGCGCTCGCCGCACTCGAAGGCGAGGCGTCGACGCTCGAGCGCGCGCTCGCCGCCGCGCGCAGCGACGACGATCGCATCCTCGACCAGCTCCGCGTCGCCCCGGGTTACGAGGCGGCGCTCGCCGCTGCGCTCGGCGATGATCTGAACGCCGGCACCGACCGGGACGCGGCGCGCAGCTGGGGCGGTGCCGCTGCGGCGAAGGGCGACCCGGCACTTCCCGCCGGCACCAAAGCGCTCGCCGAATATGTGAAGGCCCCCGCCGCGCTCGCCCGCCGCCTGGAACAAGTCGCGGTTGCGAAAAGCGACGAAGGCCAGCCGCTCGCGGTCGGTCAGCGCCTCGTCACCACCGATGGCGTGATGCGCCGCTGGGACGGCTTTGTAACCCGCGGCGATGGCCCGACCGCGACCGAAAGGTTGCAACGCCAGAACCGCCTCGACGAACTCGCGGCGCAGCGCCCGCAGGTCGAGCTTGGCGTACAGGAGCTGCGCGACCGCCGCGACGCCGCCGCCGCGAAGGCGTCGGAACTGACCCAGGCCGCAGCTGCGGCACGCAAGGCACTGGCCGCAGCCGACGAAGGCCGCCGCACGGCGCTCCGCGCCGCCGATCAGGCGCAGGCGGCGCTCGATCGCCACCGCGACGCTGCGGCGCTGTTCGATCGCCGCCTCGCCGAGATCGCCGACGCGGCGAAGGAAGCCGCCGAAACGCTCTCGGCGCAGGAAGCCGCACTCGCCGCGCTGCCCGACGACAGCATCGCTCGCGCCGCGCTCGAAGCCGAGGAGCAGGCGGCCGATCGCGCCCGCACCGACGCCAATGCCGCCCGGGACGCGCTCGCCGCGCATGAACGCACGCTCGCATCGCTCAGCGAACGACAAGCGGTGGTGAGCGCCGAGATCAAGAGCTGGAAGGCGCGCGCGGGCGAGGCAGCACGCCGCGTCACCGAAATGGACAAGCGCGCCGATGCGCTTGCCGCCGAAGCCGCGAAGCTGGCCGACGCCCCGGCAAAGCTCGCCGAACAACGCATCGAGGCCGAGGCGCAGCAGGCGGCGCTACGCGAAAAGGTCGCCGCCGCCGAAGCGCAGGAACGCGCCGCCGAGGCGGCATTGCGCGAGGCCGAAACCGCACTGAACGCCATCCGCGAGCGCGTTGCCGCCGCGCGAGAAACCCGCGCGGGAGCGGTCGCCCGATCCGAAAATGCCGAGCTTCGCCGTATCGAGATGGGGCGCCTGTCGGGCGAGCGTTTCGAATGTCCGCCGCCACTATTGCCGCAAAAGGCCGGGTTCGAGAGCGCGAGCGTCGGCGACGCGAACGCCGAATCGTCGCAGCATGACCGGTTGATATCGGACCGCGAGCGGCTCGGTCCGGTGAATCTCGTCGCCGCCGACGAACTGGTCGAACTCGATACCGAGCGCGAAAAAAACGCCGCCGAGATCGAGGAATTGACGCAGGCGGTGAACCGCCTCCGCGGATCGATCGGCAGCCTCAACCGCGAAGGCCGCGCGCGGCTGCTCGCGGCCTTCGAGGCGGTGAACGGTCATTTCCAGCGACTGTTCACGACCTTGTTCAACGGCGGGCAGGCGCATCTCGAACTCGTCGATTCCGACGATCCGCTCGAAGCCGGTCTCGAAATCATGGCCCAGCCGCCGGGCAAGCGTCTCGGCACACTGACCCTGCTTTCGGGCGGCGAACAGGCGCTGACAGCCGTCGCGCTCATCTTTGGGCTATTCCTCACCAACCCCGCACCGATCTGCGTCCTCGACGAGGTCGACGCGCCGCTCGACGACGCCAATATCGAGCGTTTCTGCGACCTGCTCGACCGGATGAGCCGCGAAACCAATACGCGCTATCTGATCGTCACCCACAATGCAGTGACGATGGCGCGCATGCACCGCCTGTTCGGCGTGACGATGATCGAGCGCGGCGTGTCGCGCCTCGTATCGGTCGACCTCGGCGGCGCCGAGGAACTGCTCGCGGCGGAATAG
- a CDS encoding TadE/TadG family type IV pilus assembly protein: protein MIRALFRRLRRNKRGAAMVEFALTAPVFLLILLGIFDYCWQMYAQQVLQGAVAKAGRDATLEAHSLDQQALDEAVETQVKKVFKDATVTFNRRTFDDFSDIKPLRWEDRNGNHEQDPSPIDCWEDGGRQGNGGADDVVQYTASMKFDRVLPVWRMLGQPQSKTLTATTLLRNQPFAVGGDVIPEECG from the coding sequence ATGATCCGCGCACTCTTCCGCCGCCTGCGCCGTAACAAGCGCGGCGCGGCGATGGTCGAATTCGCGCTGACCGCCCCGGTCTTCCTGCTCATCCTGCTCGGGATATTCGACTATTGCTGGCAGATGTACGCGCAGCAGGTTCTGCAGGGCGCGGTCGCCAAGGCCGGTCGCGACGCGACGCTCGAGGCGCATTCGCTCGACCAGCAGGCACTCGACGAGGCGGTCGAGACGCAAGTGAAGAAGGTGTTCAAGGACGCCACGGTGACCTTCAACCGGCGTACCTTCGATGACTTCAGCGATATCAAACCGCTGCGCTGGGAAGACCGGAACGGCAATCATGAGCAGGATCCCTCGCCCATCGATTGCTGGGAGGATGGCGGCCGGCAGGGCAATGGCGGCGCCGACGACGTCGTCCAATATACGGCGTCGATGAAGTTCGACCGCGTCCTACCCGTGTGGCGGATGCTGGGCCAGCCGCAATCCAAGACCCTCACTGCCACGACCCTGCTGCGCAACCAGCCGTTCGCGGTCGGCGGCGACGTCATACCGGAGGAATGCGGATGA
- a CDS encoding 16S rRNA (uracil(1498)-N(3))-methyltransferase: MPATPAWPPASTPRLFVDVPLGPDAAPVIDGAAAHYLLNVMRLRAGDPILLFDNVSGEWLAVVADAAKRTLTLRVERQTKTIERVPDLWLCFAPVKKARLDWIIEKATELGIARLQPVITERTIVERVKRERLEAQIVEACEQCGRTALPTLAEPVKLPQLLKDWPTERGLLFADEAGGVSLAKVDAPGPAAILTGPEGGFTERERDMLIAHAAVHRIALGPRILRAETAAIAAIGVWMAQHGDWPAE, translated from the coding sequence ATGCCCGCGACTCCTGCCTGGCCGCCTGCCAGTACGCCCCGCCTGTTCGTCGATGTGCCGCTGGGCCCCGATGCCGCCCCCGTGATCGACGGCGCCGCGGCGCATTATCTGCTCAACGTCATGCGACTGAGGGCCGGCGACCCGATCCTCCTTTTCGACAATGTCAGCGGCGAATGGCTCGCGGTGGTGGCCGATGCTGCGAAACGCACGCTCACGCTGCGTGTCGAGCGACAGACGAAGACGATCGAGCGCGTTCCCGACCTCTGGCTGTGCTTTGCCCCGGTCAAAAAGGCGCGGCTCGACTGGATCATCGAAAAGGCGACCGAACTCGGTATCGCCCGCCTGCAGCCTGTCATCACCGAACGCACGATCGTCGAGCGCGTCAAGCGCGAACGGCTCGAGGCGCAGATCGTCGAGGCGTGCGAACAATGCGGGCGCACCGCGCTGCCCACGCTCGCCGAGCCCGTCAAATTGCCCCAGCTCCTGAAAGACTGGCCGACGGAGCGCGGCCTGCTGTTCGCCGACGAGGCCGGCGGCGTTTCGCTAGCCAAGGTCGACGCGCCCGGCCCCGCCGCGATCCTGACCGGCCCCGAGGGCGGCTTTACCGAAAGAGAGCGCGACATGCTGATCGCGCACGCCGCCGTCCACCGGATCGCACTCGGCCCGCGCATCCTGCGCGCCGAAACCGCCGCCATCGCCGCGATCGGCGTGTGGATGGCGCAGCATGGCGACTGGCCGGCCGAATAG
- a CDS encoding TadE/TadG family type IV pilus assembly protein produces MSLLSNLHRRARATARRLAHNVRAAVLLEMAFAIPFLVLVGFGGLEIANLTLTHTRISQLALNTADNAARIAAGSNLTLPEIREVDINEVFAGAERQAASLNLRSNGRIILSSLERNATNGQTIKWQRCFGDMRVPSAFGVEGTGKNDNNFQGMGPVGREVKAAAGTAVMFVEITYEYQPLLYGKVLGDRTIHTTAAYNVREARDLSGVKAPGTKASCT; encoded by the coding sequence ATGAGCCTCTTGTCCAACCTCCATCGCCGCGCGCGTGCTACGGCGCGCCGGCTGGCGCACAATGTTCGCGCCGCGGTGCTACTCGAAATGGCCTTTGCCATTCCCTTTCTCGTGCTCGTCGGTTTCGGCGGGCTGGAGATCGCCAATCTGACGCTGACTCACACGCGCATCAGCCAGCTCGCGCTCAACACCGCGGATAATGCGGCGCGGATCGCGGCGGGCAGCAATCTGACGCTGCCGGAGATTCGCGAGGTCGACATCAACGAGGTGTTTGCGGGTGCCGAACGGCAGGCCGCCAGTCTCAACCTGCGGAGCAACGGCCGCATCATTCTCTCGAGCCTCGAGCGCAATGCGACGAACGGCCAGACGATCAAGTGGCAGCGCTGCTTTGGCGACATGCGCGTTCCCTCGGCCTTCGGGGTCGAAGGCACCGGTAAGAACGACAATAATTTCCAGGGCATGGGGCCGGTCGGTCGCGAAGTGAAAGCAGCGGCTGGAACGGCGGTGATGTTCGTCGAAATCACCTATGAATATCAGCCGCTTCTCTATGGCAAGGTGCTGGGCGACAGGACGATCCACACGACCGCCGCCTATAATGTTCGCGAAGCGCGCGACCTTTCGGGGGTCAAGGCTCCCGGCACCAAGGCTAGCTGCACCTGA
- a CDS encoding proprotein convertase P-domain-containing protein, whose amino-acid sequence MLVWLALTLASNPAAAQTTTNYSSTATGTINETAATCTAPMVRSFTVAANAQVTDVNIGVQFTHTYRGDVRATLVSPAGTVVNLITNVGTSADNLNVLFDDSAAASISTHTSNDNTAAAPPYQRTFRPEGSLASFNGQGSAGTWQLTICDSLNGDSGNFTRTDLTLTTVPITPSADLSLTKSVSNASPASGASINYILSVTNASGSALTATGVMVQDLLPAGFAFTGASGFGSYNSATGVWTVGSIPPGTTRTLTITGTVTATAGASITNVAEVSASSAFDFDSTAGNGAAGEDDYDSATFTVSGARVAGTPPTLVCPVGTTIHDWDNVSWPAGTTSGSQSLTAIGTTSFNIAISGGAFLSNATYGGQSPTRQNVVTGGISPAQYSIFQLVDFTSQTGTVTSTITLPTAVPGAQFRLLDVDYNAAQFADRVTVTGTYNGSTVYPVLTNGVANYIIGNSAYGDVLSADTSADGTVIVTFSTPVDTIRIEYGSHSLAPANPGQQGMAIHDITFCRPTTNLTVAKTSSVVGDPFNGTTDPKAIPGATMRYCILVTNNGSGTATGIAIADALPANTTFVPGSLRSGTSCAGATTIEDDNAIGADESDPFGASIAGTTIAATTSTLTPAAAMAIAFDVTVN is encoded by the coding sequence ATGCTCGTTTGGCTGGCGTTGACGCTTGCCAGCAATCCCGCCGCCGCACAGACCACAACCAATTACAGCAGCACGGCCACCGGCACGATCAACGAAACCGCGGCCACCTGCACCGCTCCGATGGTGCGAAGCTTCACCGTCGCCGCCAATGCGCAGGTCACCGACGTCAATATCGGGGTGCAATTCACGCACACATATCGCGGCGACGTGCGCGCGACGCTGGTGTCGCCCGCCGGGACGGTGGTCAACCTGATCACCAATGTCGGCACGTCCGCGGACAATCTGAACGTGCTGTTCGACGACAGTGCCGCCGCAAGCATTTCGACCCACACAAGCAACGACAACACCGCTGCCGCCCCGCCCTATCAGCGGACATTCCGCCCCGAGGGTTCGCTTGCCAGCTTCAACGGCCAGGGGTCGGCCGGGACGTGGCAGCTGACCATCTGCGATTCGCTGAACGGCGACAGCGGCAATTTCACGCGCACCGACCTGACGCTCACCACCGTTCCGATCACGCCGTCGGCCGACCTGTCGCTGACCAAGTCGGTGAGCAACGCATCGCCCGCGTCGGGCGCCAGCATCAATTATATATTGAGCGTGACCAACGCGAGTGGCTCGGCGCTGACCGCGACCGGCGTGATGGTACAGGACTTACTGCCCGCGGGGTTCGCCTTCACCGGCGCCTCGGGGTTCGGCAGCTACAACAGCGCGACCGGCGTGTGGACGGTCGGCAGCATCCCACCGGGGACGACGCGAACGCTGACGATCACCGGCACCGTCACAGCGACCGCGGGGGCGAGCATCACCAATGTCGCCGAGGTCAGCGCCTCGTCGGCGTTCGACTTCGATTCGACCGCCGGCAATGGCGCCGCGGGCGAGGATGATTATGACAGCGCGACCTTCACCGTATCCGGCGCGCGCGTAGCGGGCACCCCGCCGACGCTCGTCTGTCCGGTCGGAACGACGATCCACGACTGGGACAATGTCAGCTGGCCGGCCGGAACCACCAGCGGCAGCCAGTCGCTGACCGCGATCGGCACGACGAGCTTCAACATCGCGATCAGCGGCGGGGCCTTTCTCAGCAACGCAACCTATGGCGGCCAGTCGCCGACGCGGCAGAATGTCGTGACCGGCGGGATCTCGCCGGCACAATATTCGATTTTCCAGCTCGTCGATTTCACCAGTCAGACGGGGACCGTCACCTCGACGATCACGCTGCCGACGGCGGTGCCGGGCGCGCAGTTCCGGCTGCTCGACGTCGATTACAACGCCGCGCAGTTCGCCGATCGCGTCACGGTCACCGGAACATATAACGGGTCGACCGTCTATCCGGTCCTGACCAATGGCGTGGCCAATTATATCATCGGGAACAGCGCCTATGGCGATGTCCTGTCCGCCGACACCAGCGCCGACGGCACGGTCATCGTGACCTTTTCGACCCCGGTCGACACTATCAGGATCGAATATGGCAGCCACAGCCTCGCCCCCGCCAACCCCGGCCAGCAGGGCATGGCGATCCACGACATCACATTCTGCCGCCCCACGACCAATCTGACGGTCGCCAAGACCAGCAGCGTCGTCGGCGACCCCTTCAACGGCACCACCGATCCAAAGGCGATCCCGGGGGCGACGATGCGCTATTGCATCCTCGTCACCAACAATGGCAGCGGCACCGCGACGGGTATCGCGATCGCCGACGCCCTGCCCGCGAACACGACCTTTGTTCCGGGCTCGCTGCGTAGCGGCACCAGTTGCGCGGGCGCGACGACGATCGAGGATGATAATGCGATCGGTGCCGACGAAAGCGATCCCTTCGGCGCATCGATCGCGGGCACGACCATCGCCGCCACGACGTCGACACTGACGCCAGCGGCGGCAATGGCGATCGCGTTCGACGTGACGGTCAATTGA